The Streptomyces sp. B3I8 nucleotide sequence GCCGCTGGCCAGGGTGCTCGGCCCGATCCCCTCGCTGCTCATCCTCATCGGCAACGCGCTCACCCCCGGCAAGGGCTTCCGCCGGGGCCCGTTCGCCTCCGAGGCGGAGCTGCGGGCGCTGGTGGACCTCGCCGAGGCGGAGTCGCTCATCGAGGACGACGAGCGCCGCATGGTGCACTCGGTCTTCGAGCTCGGTGACACCCTGGTGCGCGAGGTGATGGTGCCGCGCACGGACCTGGTGGTCATCGAGCGGTACAAGACGATCCGGCAGGCGCTGACGCTGGCGCTGCGTTCCGGTTTCTCGCGCATCCCGGTCACCGGGGACAGCGAGGACGACATCGTCGGGATCGTCTACCTCAAGGACCTGGCCCGCAAGACGCACATCAGCCGGGACACGGAGAGCGACCTGGTCTCCACGGCGATGCGGCCGGCCTCCTTCGTGCCCGACACGAAGAACGCGGGCGATCTGCTGCGCGAGATGCAGCAGGAGCGCAACCACGTGGCGGTCGTCATCGACGAGTACGGCGGCACGGCGGGCATCGTCACCATCGAGGACATCCTCGAGGAGATCGTCGGCGAGATCACCGACGAGTACGACCGCGAGCTGCCGCCGGTGGAGAAGCTGGGCGAGGACCGCTTCCGGGTCACCGCCCGCCTGGACATCGGCGACCTCGGCGAGCTGTACGGCGTCGAGGAGTACGACGACGAGGACGTGGAGACGGTGGGCGGCCTGCTCGCCAAGGCGCTCGGCCGGGTGCCGATCGCGGGCGCGTCCTCGGAGGTCGAACTGCCCGACGGACGCGGGCTGCGGCTGACGGCGGAGGCGGCGGCCGGGCGGCGCAACAAGATCGTGACGGTGCTGGTGGAGCCGTTGGCCGCGGTGCCGGATCCGACGGAGGCGAGACCGGAATGACCCCGCAGGAACTGCGCGCCCTGTGCCTGTCCTTCAACGCGGTGGTGGAGGACTTCCCGTTCAACCCGGACACCTCGGTCTTCAAGGTGCTGGGGAAGATGTTCGCGCTGACGAACCTAGGGGCGCGGCCGCTGACGGTCAACCTGAAGTGCGACCCGGAGGACGCGGTGCGGCTCCGGGAGACGCCGGGGCACGAGGGGCTGATCGTTCCCGGGTACCACATGAACAAGCGGCACTGGAACACCGTGACGGTGGACGGGGCCCTGCCGGACCGGCTGGTGCGGGAGCTGGTGGAGGACTCGTACGACCTGGTCGTGGCGGGGTTGCCACGGGCGGAGCGGCTGCGGCTGGACCGCCCCTGAGGCACGCGCCGGGCGGGCGGGTTCGTATGCTCGGCTCATGACCGACAGCAGCGCGCTCGACGCCGAGGACCGCAAGATCGTCACCCTGGCCCGCTCGGCCAGGGCCCGCAACGGGGTGCCCGAGGGGGCGGCCGTGCGGGACGAGACGGGGCGTACGTATGTGGCGGGGAGCGTGGAGCTTCCCTCGCTGCGGTTGAGCGCGTTGCGGACGGCGGTGGCGATGGCGGTGGCGTCGGGGGCGACGTCGCTGGAGGCGGCGGCGGTGGTGTCCGGGGCCGACGGGATCGCGGCGGAGGACCTGGCGGCGGTGCGGGACCTCGGCGGGCCCGGGACGCCGGTTCTCCTCGCGGGGGCGGACGGGGTGGTGCGGGAGACGGTCGCGGCGGGCTGAGCCGGGGCACTTTCCTTCGTCCCCGCCGCCCTTGCCCTTCCCGTCCCCGGGGGCTCCGCCCCCGGACCCCCAAAAGATCGCGCAGTCCCCCGCGCCCCTTGGAGGGCGGGGCTACAGCGCGGCTTCCCCGCGTTCGTCCGTGCGGACGCGGGCCACCGTGTCCACGGGGACCGACCAGACCTTGCCGTCGCCGATCTTCCCCGTGCGCGCCGCCGCGACGATCGCGTCGATCACCGGCTCCGCGTCCGCGTCGGACACGACGACCTCGATCCGTACCTTGGGCACCAGGTCCACCCGGTACTCCGCCCCCCGGTAGACCTCGGTGTGCCCCCGCTGCCGCCCGTACCCGCTGGCCTCGGTCACGGTCAGGCCGTGCACCCCGAGTTCCTGCAGCGCGGTCTTCACCTCGTCGAGGCGGTGCGGCTTGACGACGGCGGTGATGAGTTTCATGGCTGGCTGCCGGCCTTCTGGGCGGAGTGGAGCACGGAGGACGAGACCGGGGCACCGTGCCCCAGAACCCCGTGATCGTAAGCCGTCTCGGCGTGCACCGTAAGGTCCAGGCCGGTGTGCTCCTGCTCCTCGCTCGCCCGGAAGCCCATGACCCGGTGGAGCGCCCTGCCGATGCCGTACGTCACCGCGAAGGCGTACGCGCCCACCGCGGCCGCCGCCACGAGCTGCCTGCCGAGCTGCCCGAACCCGCCGCCGTACAGCAGCCCCTCGGCCCCGCCGGTCATTCCGCGGGCCGCGAAGACCCCGATGAGGACGGTGCCGACGATCCCGCCGACGAGGTGGACGCCGACGACGTCGAGGGAGTCGTCGTAGTTGAGCCGGAACTTCCAGCTCACGGCGTACGAGCACAGCACGCCCGCGGCGAGGCCGACGACCAGCGCGCCCAGCAGCGAGACCGTACCGCAGGAGGGCGTGATGGCGACGAGGCCCGCGACCGCGCCGGAGGCGGCGCCCAGCGTCGTCGGATGGCCGTCGCGCCGCTGTTCGACGACGAGCCAGCCGAGGAGCCCGGTGCAGCCGGCGGCGAGGGTGTTGAGGAAGGCCGCGGCGGCCAGCCCGTCGGCGCGCAGCGCGGAGCCGGCGTTGAAGCCGAACCAGCCGAACCAGAGCAGTCCCGCGCCCATGACCACCATCGGCAGGTTGTGCGGGCGCATGGCGTCCTTCTTGAAGCCCAGGCGGGGGCCGAGGACCAGGCAGAGCGCGAGCCCGGAGGCGCCGGAGGTGATCTCCACGGGCAGTCCGCCCGCGAAGTCGAGGGCGCCGAGACTCGCGGAGACCCAGCCGCGGGGGCCCCACACCCAGTGGCTGACGGGAACGTATACGAGGAGGGTCCACACGGGGACGAAGACCAGCCAGGCCGCGAACCTGGCCCGGTCCGCGACGGCCCCGCTGATCAGCGCGGCGGTGATGATCGCGAAGGTGAGCTGGAAGGTGGCGAAGAGGAGGGTGGGGACGGTGCCGTGCACGTCGGCCGGGCCGATGCCGGCCATGCCGAGGTGGTCGAGGCCGCCGATCAGCCCGGCGAAGGTGTCGTCGCCGAAGGCCAGGGAGTAGCCGGCGGCCAGCCACACCACCGTGACGAGGGCGATCGAGACGAAGCTCATCATCAGCATGTTGAGCACGCTCTTGGTGCGGACCATGCCGCCGTAGAAGAGGGCGAGCCCGGGGGTCATCAGCAGGACGAGGGCGGTGGCGGCGAGCAGCCAGGCGGTGTCACCGGCGGAGAGGGCCGAGGCGTGGGCGGCGGACAGGGTGACGGTCTCCACGGACGGGTCTCCTCGGGGCGGGTCTCGTCGGGGCGGGTCCGTCGCGGGTCGGCCCTGGTGTGGCGGGGCCGTGGGAAGGGGCCCTTGCGGGACGGCCCTCCCGGGACGGGTGCCCGCGGGGGCGGGGCTCGTCCCGAGCGTCACCGGCGTGCGTTTCACGTCGCGTACGGCTGTGTTTCCCCGGTGTTTCGTTGCGTTCGGGTTTCGCAAAGCTCACCGAGCGGCGGCGCGGGTCCGGGGGCGGGTGCGGCCCGTGCGTGGCCGGTGCGGCGGGGCTTCGTGGATCAGGGACAATGGGCGCCATGAGCGTTCCTACCCAGTCATCCGAAGAGCCGGCCGAGGCCGTCCACCGTGCCGGTTTCGCCTGCTTCGTGGGCCGCCCCAACGCGGGCAAGTCCACCCTGACGAACGCTCTGGTCGGCCAGAAGGTGGCGATCACCTCGAACCGACCGCAGACGACGCGGCACACGGTCCGGGGCATCGTGCACCGGCCGGAGGCGCAGCTCATCCTGGTCGACACCCCTGGCCTCCACAAGCCGCGCACGCTGCTCGGCGAGCGGCTCAACGACGTCGTACGGGCGACCTGGGCGGAGGTCGACGTGATCGGCTTCTGCCTGCCGGCCGACCAGAAGCTCGGCCCGGGCGACCGTTTCATCGCCAAGGAGCTGGCGGGGATCAAGCGGACGCCGAAGGTCGCGATCGTCACGAAGACGGACCTGGTGGACTCCAAGGCGCTGGCCGAGCAGCTCATCGCGATCGACCAGCTCGGCCGGGAGCTGGGGATCACCTGGGCGGAGATCGTGCCGGTGTCGGCGACGGCGGGCAAGCAGGTGGACCTCCTGGCCGACCTGCTGATCCCGAT carries:
- the era gene encoding GTPase Era, which encodes MSVPTQSSEEPAEAVHRAGFACFVGRPNAGKSTLTNALVGQKVAITSNRPQTTRHTVRGIVHRPEAQLILVDTPGLHKPRTLLGERLNDVVRATWAEVDVIGFCLPADQKLGPGDRFIAKELAGIKRTPKVAIVTKTDLVDSKALAEQLIAIDQLGRELGITWAEIVPVSATAGKQVDLLADLLIPMLPESPALYPEGDLTDEPEQVMVAELIREAALEGVRDELPHSIAVVVEEMLPREDRPADRPLLDIHANVFIERPSQKGIIIGPKGKRLKDVGIKSRKQIEALLGTPVFLDLHVKVAKDWQRDPKQLRRLGF
- a CDS encoding ammonium transporter gives rise to the protein METVTLSAAHASALSAGDTAWLLAATALVLLMTPGLALFYGGMVRTKSVLNMLMMSFVSIALVTVVWLAAGYSLAFGDDTFAGLIGGLDHLGMAGIGPADVHGTVPTLLFATFQLTFAIITAALISGAVADRARFAAWLVFVPVWTLLVYVPVSHWVWGPRGWVSASLGALDFAGGLPVEITSGASGLALCLVLGPRLGFKKDAMRPHNLPMVVMGAGLLWFGWFGFNAGSALRADGLAAAAFLNTLAAGCTGLLGWLVVEQRRDGHPTTLGAASGAVAGLVAITPSCGTVSLLGALVVGLAAGVLCSYAVSWKFRLNYDDSLDVVGVHLVGGIVGTVLIGVFAARGMTGGAEGLLYGGGFGQLGRQLVAAAAVGAYAFAVTYGIGRALHRVMGFRASEEQEHTGLDLTVHAETAYDHGVLGHGAPVSSSVLHSAQKAGSQP
- a CDS encoding P-II family nitrogen regulator, encoding MKLITAVVKPHRLDEVKTALQELGVHGLTVTEASGYGRQRGHTEVYRGAEYRVDLVPKVRIEVVVSDADAEPVIDAIVAAARTGKIGDGKVWSVPVDTVARVRTDERGEAAL
- a CDS encoding hemolysin family protein, which gives rise to MTQLLTGAVALVVVAWLAACAEAGLARISSFRAEEAVRSGRRGGAMLVQVAADPTRYLNLALLLRVACEMAAAAVVTYACLKEFDSTAQALTVAIAVMVLVSYVAVGVSPRTIGRQHPLNTATVAAYVLVPLARVLGPIPSLLILIGNALTPGKGFRRGPFASEAELRALVDLAEAESLIEDDERRMVHSVFELGDTLVREVMVPRTDLVVIERYKTIRQALTLALRSGFSRIPVTGDSEDDIVGIVYLKDLARKTHISRDTESDLVSTAMRPASFVPDTKNAGDLLREMQQERNHVAVVIDEYGGTAGIVTIEDILEEIVGEITDEYDRELPPVEKLGEDRFRVTARLDIGDLGELYGVEEYDDEDVETVGGLLAKALGRVPIAGASSEVELPDGRGLRLTAEAAAGRRNKIVTVLVEPLAAVPDPTEARPE
- a CDS encoding MmcQ/YjbR family DNA-binding protein, producing MTPQELRALCLSFNAVVEDFPFNPDTSVFKVLGKMFALTNLGARPLTVNLKCDPEDAVRLRETPGHEGLIVPGYHMNKRHWNTVTVDGALPDRLVRELVEDSYDLVVAGLPRAERLRLDRP
- a CDS encoding cytidine deaminase; its protein translation is MTDSSALDAEDRKIVTLARSARARNGVPEGAAVRDETGRTYVAGSVELPSLRLSALRTAVAMAVASGATSLEAAAVVSGADGIAAEDLAAVRDLGGPGTPVLLAGADGVVRETVAAG